In Acidobacteriota bacterium, a single window of DNA contains:
- a CDS encoding ribulokinase → MGRQIFPAKSRDKFALGIDYGTGSGRVAVVRVANGELVSSVIIPYPDGVIDMRLPGGPKLARDWALQNPRDYLQVMEKGVPKALKAAGVKSEQVIGLGTDFTASSPLPVKRDGTPLCFLPKFRKQPHAWVKLWKHHSAQPEADRINEIGRERNEDFIRTYGGKYSSEWFFSKLLQIVNESPAIYDATERFVESADWIVWQLTGEEKRSTCTAGYKAMWVKGRGFPSSDFFRALHPSLENVIGTKISEEYFPLGARAGGMTAEWARKTGLREGIPISVGNVDAHVSAPACAVTEPGSMVMIMGTSICHILLGRERQMVEGMCGVVEDGVVPGLWGYEAGQSAVGDIFAWFFENGVHESVLREARKSKVPFTTILEKHAAALAPGESGLLALDWWNGNRSVLVDAGLTGVLLGLRLATKPEEIYRALIEATAFGTRQIIEAFESRGIEVRNLVACGGLPEKNRLLMQIYSDVTGREIRIARQMLTCPALGSAMHGAVAAGRGAGGYDTIFEAAQSMAHLQNDSYRPRKKAHEVYNTIFKEYQTLHDYFGRGANEVMKRLKALQSEKVFQ, encoded by the coding sequence ATGGGACGGCAGATCTTTCCCGCCAAGAGCAGAGATAAATTCGCGCTGGGGATCGACTATGGAACCGGGTCGGGACGGGTTGCCGTGGTGCGCGTTGCCAACGGTGAGCTGGTGTCGAGCGTTATCATTCCTTATCCGGACGGCGTAATCGACATGAGGCTTCCAGGAGGCCCAAAGCTTGCCCGCGACTGGGCCTTGCAGAACCCGCGCGATTATCTCCAAGTGATGGAAAAAGGAGTTCCAAAAGCGCTCAAGGCAGCCGGCGTAAAGTCTGAACAGGTGATTGGCCTGGGTACTGACTTTACGGCGTCGAGTCCGCTTCCGGTGAAGCGTGATGGGACGCCGCTCTGCTTTCTGCCAAAATTCCGGAAACAACCCCACGCCTGGGTCAAGCTTTGGAAGCACCACTCAGCACAGCCGGAAGCAGACCGCATCAATGAAATCGGGAGGGAACGGAACGAAGACTTCATTCGTACATACGGCGGGAAGTACTCCTCCGAGTGGTTTTTCTCAAAGTTGCTGCAAATTGTGAACGAGTCGCCTGCGATCTACGACGCCACGGAGCGTTTCGTTGAATCGGCCGACTGGATCGTGTGGCAACTGACCGGAGAAGAAAAGCGCAGCACCTGCACGGCGGGATACAAAGCCATGTGGGTAAAGGGCAGGGGATTTCCTTCATCGGACTTTTTCCGGGCCTTGCATCCTTCACTTGAAAACGTGATTGGGACAAAGATTTCCGAGGAATATTTTCCACTCGGCGCGCGGGCCGGCGGGATGACGGCCGAATGGGCGCGCAAGACAGGTTTGCGCGAGGGAATTCCCATTTCAGTCGGCAACGTGGACGCGCACGTCTCCGCGCCAGCCTGCGCCGTCACCGAACCGGGTTCCATGGTGATGATCATGGGCACTTCCATTTGCCACATCCTGCTGGGGCGAGAGCGCCAGATGGTGGAAGGGATGTGCGGTGTGGTGGAAGACGGCGTCGTGCCCGGACTGTGGGGATACGAGGCCGGCCAGTCAGCGGTAGGAGACATCTTTGCCTGGTTCTTTGAGAACGGCGTGCATGAGTCGGTCCTTCGCGAGGCGCGCAAGAGCAAGGTTCCCTTCACAACTATCCTGGAAAAGCACGCTGCGGCGCTTGCGCCCGGAGAGTCAGGATTGCTGGCGCTCGACTGGTGGAACGGAAACCGCTCAGTGCTGGTGGATGCCGGGCTGACGGGCGTGCTGCTGGGGTTGCGGCTCGCGACAAAGCCCGAGGAGATTTATCGCGCTTTGATTGAAGCGACGGCCTTCGGCACGCGGCAAATCATCGAAGCCTTTGAGTCCAGAGGCATTGAGGTTCGAAACCTTGTGGCCTGTGGCGGCTTGCCGGAAAAGAACAGGCTGCTGATGCAGATTTATTCGGACGTCACTGGCCGCGAGATTAGGATTGCCCGGCAGATGCTTACCTGCCCGGCGCTTGGTTCGGCCATGCATGGGGCCGTGGCAGCGGGAAGAGGAGCCGGGGGCTACGATACCATTTTTGAGGCAGCTCAGAGCATGGCGCATCTCCAGAATGATTCCTACCGGCCGCGGAAGAAGGCACACGAGGTTTACAACACAATATTCAAGGAGTACCAGACGCTGCACGATTATTTCGGCCGCGGGGCGAACGAGGTGATGAAGAGGTTGAAGGCTCTGCAAAGCGAAAAGGTCTTTCAGTAG
- a CDS encoding fucose isomerase has translation MSATTFGVVIGNRGFFPDVLARDGREEVLRTLEAAGYKTICLTPEETKHGAVETQQEARKCADLFRRRADEIDGILVSLPNFGDERGVANTVRMSGLDVPVLVQAFPDEPDKMMMGGRRDSFCGKISVCNNLWQYGIRCTLTTLHTEAPASQAFKDDLDSFAAVCRIVRGLKNLRVGVIGARPAAFNTVRFSEKLLEHTGISVEPLDLSEVFGRIRRLTDDDKKVKEKLGNIEKYVATGGTPQASLLKMAKFGVVVDEWMAANELAGTSIQCWTAMEEFFGVVPCTLMSMMSNNLFPSACETDMTGMIGMYVLQLASGTPSAIVDWNNNYGNDPDKCVIFHCSNLPKHFFENFKMDFQEIIASSVGKDNTYGTVVGQLKTGPITFCRVSTDDLKGGIRAYTGEGETTNDRPASFGGYGVLKVPRLQDLLQYICKNGYEHHVAVNRSRYMRAVAEALGNYKRWDVYTHSVEGQ, from the coding sequence ATGAGCGCAACAACATTTGGAGTGGTTATTGGCAACCGTGGGTTCTTCCCTGATGTTCTTGCCCGCGACGGCCGGGAAGAGGTTCTGAGGACCCTGGAAGCCGCCGGCTATAAGACCATCTGTCTGACGCCGGAGGAGACCAAGCACGGGGCGGTCGAAACGCAACAGGAGGCGCGCAAGTGCGCAGACCTGTTCAGGCGGCGTGCCGATGAGATTGACGGCATCCTGGTATCGCTGCCCAATTTCGGCGATGAGCGCGGTGTGGCCAATACGGTTCGCATGAGTGGACTGGACGTCCCGGTGCTGGTTCAGGCTTTTCCGGACGAGCCCGACAAGATGATGATGGGCGGGCGGCGAGACAGCTTCTGCGGCAAGATTTCGGTATGCAACAACCTGTGGCAGTACGGAATCCGCTGCACTCTAACTACGCTTCATACCGAAGCACCTGCCTCGCAGGCTTTCAAGGATGATCTCGATTCCTTCGCCGCCGTGTGCAGGATTGTCAGGGGACTGAAAAACCTGCGGGTAGGCGTCATTGGCGCCCGCCCCGCGGCGTTCAATACCGTCCGCTTCAGCGAGAAGCTGCTGGAGCACACCGGAATTTCGGTGGAGCCACTGGATCTGTCGGAGGTCTTCGGACGCATCCGGCGCCTCACAGATGATGATAAGAAGGTGAAGGAGAAGCTTGGCAACATCGAGAAATACGTCGCGACGGGCGGAACACCACAGGCGTCACTGCTTAAAATGGCCAAGTTTGGTGTGGTGGTCGATGAATGGATGGCCGCAAACGAATTGGCTGGGACCTCCATTCAGTGCTGGACGGCGATGGAAGAGTTCTTCGGCGTTGTTCCTTGTACGCTGATGAGTATGATGTCAAACAACCTGTTTCCAAGTGCCTGCGAAACTGATATGACAGGCATGATCGGCATGTACGTGCTTCAGTTAGCTTCTGGCACGCCGAGCGCGATCGTGGATTGGAATAACAACTACGGCAACGACCCTGACAAGTGCGTCATCTTTCACTGCTCGAACCTGCCAAAACACTTCTTTGAAAATTTCAAGATGGACTTCCAGGAAATCATTGCCAGCTCGGTGGGGAAGGATAATACTTACGGAACAGTTGTGGGCCAGCTGAAAACCGGCCCCATCACATTTTGTCGCGTATCGACGGATGATCTGAAAGGCGGCATCCGGGCTTATACCGGGGAAGGCGAGACAACGAACGACCGGCCGGCAAGCTTTGGCGGATACGGTGTACTGAAAGTGCCGAGACTTCAAGATCTCCTGCAGTATATCTGCAAAAACGGCTACGAACACCACGTGGCTGTCAACCGCAGCCGTTACATGAGGGCCGTTGCTGAAGCTTTGGGTAATTACAAGCGATGGGATGTTTACACCCACAGCGTTGAAGGGCAATAG
- a CDS encoding LacI family transcriptional regulator — protein MNLEDVARRANVSISTVSRVLNNTAPVKNSTRARILKVVKELRYHPNLQARSLAGGKSRTLGLIVSNLENPFFLDIFRAFESDAHHQEYEVLVANTDYSPRRLVSSIQLMMGRRVAGLAVIVSEMNPSLMNEFAELNLPIVLYDVGMPANNIYKIRVNYEKGIRKTVEYLYSMGHRRMAFVGHHTGLAPLLDRKKSFLNTMKQYSGEVEFTTAADRDGPEGGQSAMRHFLDSGLKPTAVICVNDFMALGVLKELRESGLRVPEDVSVTGYDNIRLSEFVYPPLTTVNIPRAEIGHTAFQALVPSGDESPSQGREFRINPELVIRETTGPAPRPR, from the coding sequence GTGAATCTTGAAGATGTGGCAAGGCGCGCGAACGTCTCCATCAGCACCGTCTCACGCGTACTGAACAACACTGCACCCGTCAAAAATTCAACCCGGGCTCGAATCCTGAAGGTTGTTAAGGAACTCCGCTACCATCCGAACCTGCAGGCGCGAAGCCTGGCAGGAGGGAAGAGCCGAACACTGGGCTTGATTGTCTCCAACCTCGAAAATCCTTTTTTTCTTGATATCTTCCGTGCTTTTGAATCCGACGCACACCACCAGGAATATGAGGTGCTGGTGGCCAACACGGATTACTCCCCCCGCCGGCTGGTCTCCAGCATTCAATTGATGATGGGACGGCGCGTGGCTGGACTGGCGGTCATCGTTTCAGAAATGAATCCGTCCCTGATGAATGAATTTGCTGAATTGAATCTGCCCATTGTCTTGTACGATGTCGGAATGCCAGCCAATAACATATACAAAATCCGCGTCAACTATGAGAAGGGCATTCGTAAGACTGTGGAATACCTCTATTCGATGGGACACCGGAGAATGGCTTTTGTGGGGCATCACACTGGATTGGCTCCGCTGCTCGACCGCAAGAAATCCTTTCTGAATACGATGAAGCAATACAGTGGCGAGGTGGAGTTCACTACAGCAGCGGACCGGGACGGCCCGGAGGGAGGCCAGTCGGCCATGCGCCACTTTCTGGATTCAGGCCTCAAGCCGACAGCAGTGATTTGCGTAAATGACTTCATGGCCCTTGGAGTGCTCAAGGAGCTCCGGGAGAGCGGCCTGCGAGTTCCTGAAGACGTTTCGGTTACCGGCTACGACAATATTCGCCTTTCAGAGTTTGTTTACCCTCCCCTCACCACTGTGAATATCCCTCGAGCAGAAATTGGCCACACGGCCTTTCAGGCGCTGGTTCCCTCAGGCGATGAATCGCCTTCCCAGGGCCGCGAGTTTCGCATCAATCCCGAATTGGTCATCCGCGAAACCACCGGACCCGCCCCGCGACCGCGCTAA